Proteins from a single region of Segatella copri:
- a CDS encoding lipocalin-like domain-containing protein: MKKIIGVLSLAVMMLTLSSCEVETSQNGDLDGFWHLEQVDTLATGGTCNFADKRVFWGCQYKLIQVADYDRFEAGRGFYLRFEQTSDSLLITSVYRNKWHEDYGGDVLLTEMNDSLRSCGINHLNEHFAKEVMTGGKMQLKSKTLRLRFRKF, translated from the coding sequence ATGAAAAAGATAATAGGGGTGCTTTCCCTTGCTGTTATGATGCTCACTCTAAGCTCATGTGAGGTAGAAACAAGCCAGAATGGTGATTTGGATGGTTTCTGGCATCTGGAGCAAGTAGATACTTTAGCTACAGGGGGTACTTGTAACTTTGCAGATAAACGCGTGTTCTGGGGCTGCCAGTATAAGTTGATTCAGGTTGCTGATTATGATCGCTTCGAGGCTGGTAGAGGATTTTATCTGCGTTTTGAGCAAACCTCCGACAGTTTGCTGATTACATCTGTTTATCGTAATAAATGGCATGAAGATTATGGAGGCGATGTACTTTTAACAGAAATGAATGATTCTTTGCGTAGCTGTGGCATCAATCATCTGAATGAGCATTTTGCCAAGGAGGTAATGACCGGAGGTAAGATGCAACTGAAGAGTAAGACCCTGAGATTGCGGTTCAGAAAATTCTAA
- a CDS encoding capsule assembly Wzi family protein has product MNKIKVGVCFALCSLAAPSMAQYMWQEGDGTEKINLREDIQYGVEMQGSFSKGKTPLWLNANKHGLSSLEKNNGYLRGSLVRPLSADSARRWAVGYGVDVAVPVNYTSHVVVQQAYVEARWLYGVLTAGAKEYPMELKNQSLSSGSQCLGINARPIPQVRLALPEYWTLPFGRGWLQLKGHLAYGMTTDDGWQHDFTKRQTKYCDHMLYHSKAGFLRIGNENAFCPLSIEMGLEMVAQFGGNAYRPIGDSMVQIPTEKNLKGFWHALSATGSDAGEGAYANVAGNQLGSWLMRINYDTDSWKAAIYADHYFEDHSQMFLLDYNGYGEGADWNKKVKRRFFMYSLKDIMLGFELNLKYSRWLKNVVLEYLYTKYQSGPYNHDRTSGIADHIAGTDDYYNHSIYPGWQHWGQVIGNPLYRSPIYNNDGCIDIRNNRFIAYHLGFDGQPTQRLGYRILGTYQKGWGTYSNPFTKKHHNVSFLVEGHYDFPHQWQLKAGYAMDFGSEKMLGHNAGMQITISKRGLLTKRNNNR; this is encoded by the coding sequence ATGAATAAGATAAAAGTAGGTGTATGTTTTGCCCTTTGCAGTCTGGCAGCCCCATCTATGGCACAGTATATGTGGCAGGAGGGGGATGGCACGGAGAAGATAAATCTTCGGGAAGATATACAATATGGTGTTGAGATGCAGGGGTCGTTTTCGAAAGGTAAAACCCCATTGTGGCTTAACGCAAACAAACATGGATTAAGTTCTTTAGAGAAGAATAACGGCTATCTCAGAGGTAGTCTGGTTCGTCCGCTTTCTGCAGATTCTGCCCGCCGCTGGGCTGTAGGATATGGAGTAGATGTGGCAGTACCGGTAAACTATACCAGCCATGTAGTGGTGCAGCAGGCTTATGTGGAGGCCCGCTGGCTTTATGGTGTGCTGACTGCAGGTGCCAAGGAATATCCGATGGAGCTAAAAAACCAGTCGCTCTCCAGTGGTAGCCAGTGTCTGGGTATCAATGCCCGTCCGATACCTCAGGTTCGTCTGGCGCTTCCTGAATATTGGACGCTTCCGTTTGGTAGAGGCTGGCTGCAACTGAAAGGTCATCTGGCTTATGGTATGACTACGGATGATGGCTGGCAGCATGATTTTACGAAACGGCAGACTAAATATTGTGATCACATGCTCTATCACAGCAAAGCAGGTTTCCTGCGTATCGGAAACGAGAATGCTTTCTGTCCGCTCAGCATAGAAATGGGTTTGGAAATGGTTGCTCAGTTTGGTGGCAATGCATATCGTCCAATAGGTGACAGTATGGTACAGATTCCTACCGAGAAAAATCTGAAAGGCTTCTGGCATGCGCTGTCGGCAACGGGCTCTGATGCAGGTGAAGGGGCTTATGCCAATGTTGCCGGCAACCAGTTGGGCAGTTGGCTGATGCGTATCAATTATGACACTGACAGTTGGAAAGCTGCCATCTATGCCGATCATTATTTCGAAGATCACAGCCAGATGTTTCTCCTTGACTATAATGGATATGGTGAGGGCGCAGACTGGAATAAGAAAGTAAAACGCCGTTTCTTCATGTATTCGCTGAAGGACATCATGCTAGGCTTCGAACTGAATCTGAAGTATTCGCGCTGGCTGAAAAATGTGGTGCTGGAGTATCTCTATACCAAATATCAGAGTGGTCCGTACAATCATGACCGTACATCGGGTATCGCAGACCATATAGCGGGTACTGATGATTATTACAACCACAGCATCTATCCTGGATGGCAGCATTGGGGCCAGGTGATAGGAAATCCACTCTACCGTTCGCCTATTTATAATAACGACGGATGTATTGATATCAGAAACAACCGTTTCATAGCTTATCATCTGGGTTTTGATGGTCAGCCTACACAGCGGTTGGGCTATCGTATATTAGGCACCTATCAGAAAGGTTGGGGTACATATAGCAACCCGTTTACAAAAAAGCATCATAATGTAAGTTTTCTGGTAGAGGGTCATTACGATTTTCCACATCAATGGCAGTTGAAGGCAGGCTATGCGATGGATTTCGGTAGCGAAAAGATGCTGGGACATAATGCCGGTATGCAGATAACCATCAGTAAAAGAGGTTTGCTGACGAAAAGAAATAACAATCGATAA
- the nqrF gene encoding NADH:ubiquinone reductase (Na(+)-transporting) subunit F: MGNTSFILASIGVFLVVILLLVIILLVAKKYLSPSGNVNIEINGDNTINVPQGSSLMTTLNENGIFLPSACGGKASCGQCKVQVLEGGGEILDSEKPHFTRKQIKDHWRLGCQCKVKGELKIKVPESVMGVKEWECEVISNKNVSSFIKEFKVALPPGEHMDFIPGSYAQIKIPAYDCIDYDKDFDKALIGEEYIGAWKKFNIFSLKAHNPEPTVRAYSMANYPDEGDIITLTVRIATTPFLPRPQVGFQNVPTGIASSYIFSLKPGDKVMMSGPYGDFHPNFTSGKEMIWIGGGAGMAPLRAQIMHMTKTLHTTDRELHFFYGARALGEAFFLEDFWELEKEFPNFHFHLSLDRKDPVADAQGVKYYEGFAVNCIRDTYLKNHEAPEDCEYYLCGPPMLIKTVTDYLDSLGVDPESIMYDNFG, translated from the coding sequence ATGGGTAATACATCATTTATATTGGCTAGTATCGGAGTTTTCCTCGTGGTGATTCTCCTGCTGGTTATCATCCTGCTCGTGGCTAAGAAGTATCTGAGCCCTAGCGGAAATGTAAATATCGAAATCAATGGCGACAATACCATCAACGTGCCTCAGGGCAGCAGTTTGATGACTACGCTGAATGAGAACGGCATCTTCCTGCCTTCTGCCTGCGGTGGTAAGGCAAGCTGTGGCCAGTGTAAGGTTCAGGTGCTAGAGGGTGGCGGCGAGATTCTCGATTCTGAGAAGCCTCACTTCACCCGCAAGCAGATTAAGGACCACTGGCGCCTGGGATGCCAGTGCAAGGTGAAGGGCGAACTGAAGATTAAGGTGCCTGAGAGTGTGATGGGCGTGAAAGAGTGGGAGTGCGAGGTTATCTCCAACAAGAACGTTTCATCATTTATCAAGGAGTTCAAGGTGGCTTTGCCTCCAGGCGAGCACATGGACTTCATTCCGGGTTCTTACGCTCAGATCAAGATTCCTGCATACGACTGCATCGATTACGACAAGGACTTCGACAAGGCTCTCATTGGCGAGGAGTACATCGGAGCATGGAAGAAGTTCAACATCTTCTCTCTCAAGGCTCACAATCCAGAGCCTACCGTTCGTGCTTACTCTATGGCGAACTATCCTGACGAGGGTGACATCATCACCCTGACCGTACGTATCGCCACAACACCATTCCTGCCACGTCCACAGGTAGGTTTCCAGAACGTACCAACAGGTATCGCTTCTTCTTACATCTTCTCTCTGAAACCAGGCGACAAGGTAATGATGAGTGGTCCTTACGGAGACTTCCATCCTAACTTCACATCAGGCAAGGAGATGATCTGGATTGGTGGTGGTGCCGGTATGGCTCCATTGCGTGCGCAGATTATGCACATGACCAAGACTTTACACACTACAGATCGTGAGCTTCACTTCTTCTATGGAGCGCGTGCATTGGGTGAGGCATTCTTCCTTGAGGACTTCTGGGAGCTTGAGAAGGAATTCCCTAACTTCCACTTCCATCTTTCATTGGACCGCAAGGACCCAGTGGCAGATGCTCAGGGCGTGAAGTACTACGAGGGATTTGCTGTTAACTGCATCCGTGATACCTACTTGAAGAATCATGAGGCACCAGAGGATTGCGAGTACTATCTCTGCGGACCTCCAATGCTGATCAAGACGGTAACAGATTATCTGGATTCTCTCGGAGTAGATCCTGAGAGCATCATGTACGATAACTTCGGATAA
- the nqrE gene encoding NADH:ubiquinone reductase (Na(+)-transporting) subunit E produces MEHAISLFFRSIFVDNMIFAYFLGMCSYLAVSKNVKTSLGLGLAVTFVLLITVPVDYLLQTKVLSADGILGVDLTYLSFILFIAVIAGIVQLVEMIVEKFSPSLYAALGIFLPLIAVNCAIMGASLFMQQRILMDPANTQAITSVWDSIVYAVGSGLGWTLAIVLMGAIREKMQYCDVPKPLQGLGITFITVGLMAMAMLCFSGLKI; encoded by the coding sequence ATGGAGCACGCAATAAGTTTGTTTTTCCGTTCGATTTTTGTCGATAACATGATCTTCGCCTATTTCCTGGGTATGTGTTCATACTTGGCAGTATCCAAGAACGTGAAGACCTCTTTGGGCCTGGGTTTGGCAGTAACCTTCGTGTTGCTCATCACCGTGCCTGTAGATTACCTGTTGCAGACCAAGGTGCTCAGCGCCGATGGAATCCTGGGTGTTGACCTCACTTACCTGAGCTTCATCCTCTTCATCGCCGTCATCGCCGGTATCGTGCAGCTGGTAGAGATGATTGTAGAGAAGTTCTCACCATCGCTCTATGCAGCGCTGGGTATCTTCCTGCCATTGATTGCCGTAAACTGTGCCATCATGGGTGCATCGCTCTTCATGCAGCAGCGCATCCTGATGGATCCTGCCAATACTCAGGCTATCACCTCAGTATGGGATAGCATCGTTTATGCCGTAGGTTCCGGTCTGGGTTGGACTCTCGCCATCGTGCTGATGGGAGCCATCCGCGAGAAGATGCAGTATTGCGACGTGCCAAAGCCATTGCAGGGACTCGGCATCACATTTATCACAGTAGGCCTCATGGCAATGGCTATGCTTTGCTTCTCAGGCTTGAAAATCTAA
- a CDS encoding NADH:ubiquinone reductase (Na(+)-transporting) subunit D translates to MALFSKQNKEAFIKPLNGDNPILVQVLGICSSLAVTSQLKPAIVMGLAVTIITAFSNVIISIIRNTIPQRIRIIVQLVVVAALVTIVSQVLKAFAYDVSVQLSVYVGLIITNCILMGRLEAFAMMNKPWPSFLDGVGNGLGYALILVIMGAVREFLGRGSLLGFQLIPEGAYNFGYVNNGMMTMPAMALILVGCVIWVHRAYIYKEEK, encoded by the coding sequence ATGGCATTATTTAGTAAACAAAATAAGGAGGCATTCATCAAGCCACTGAACGGCGACAACCCTATTCTCGTCCAGGTGCTTGGTATCTGTAGTTCCCTGGCTGTTACTTCCCAGCTGAAGCCAGCCATTGTGATGGGACTTGCCGTTACTATCATCACGGCATTCTCTAACGTGATTATTTCCATCATCCGCAACACCATCCCTCAGCGCATCCGTATCATCGTCCAGCTGGTGGTAGTTGCTGCCCTGGTTACCATCGTGAGCCAGGTGCTGAAGGCTTTCGCCTACGACGTGAGCGTGCAGCTCTCAGTGTACGTGGGTCTGATCATTACCAACTGTATCCTGATGGGTCGCTTGGAGGCGTTCGCCATGATGAATAAGCCTTGGCCTTCATTCCTCGATGGTGTAGGTAATGGTTTGGGTTACGCCCTCATCCTCGTGATTATGGGTGCTGTTCGTGAGTTCCTGGGCCGTGGCTCATTGCTCGGTTTCCAGCTGATTCCAGAGGGAGCTTACAACTTCGGATATGTTAACAACGGTATGATGACCATGCCAGCCATGGCATTGATTCTCGTTGGATGTGTAATCTGGGTACATCGTGCCTATATTTATAAGGAGGAGAAGTAA
- a CDS encoding FMN-binding protein codes for MKTNSNSYTIIYSVIIVVIVAFLLAFVSSSLKTKQDANVALDTQKQILNSLNLRDLDNATAAAKYKEVVKDEKEKDGMKYYECEIDGQKKTVYSVKGMGLWGGISGFIAVDADNNTIYGVYFNHEGETAGLGAEIKDNLKWQQKFQGKKIHKDGVEGIALGVEKDAPASDPNNVDAVTGATLTSNGVDAMLKEGLAKFIK; via the coding sequence ATGAAGACAAATTCAAATAGCTATACTATTATCTATTCGGTTATCATCGTGGTAATCGTGGCATTCCTGCTCGCATTCGTGTCTTCTTCGCTGAAGACAAAACAGGATGCCAACGTGGCTCTTGATACTCAGAAGCAGATTCTGAACTCTCTGAACCTGCGCGACCTTGACAACGCTACTGCGGCTGCCAAATATAAAGAGGTGGTGAAGGACGAGAAGGAGAAGGACGGCATGAAGTATTACGAGTGCGAGATTGATGGTCAGAAGAAGACTGTTTACTCTGTAAAGGGTATGGGTCTCTGGGGCGGCATTTCAGGCTTCATCGCCGTGGATGCCGACAACAACACCATCTATGGCGTATATTTCAACCACGAAGGCGAGACAGCCGGACTGGGTGCTGAAATCAAGGACAACCTGAAGTGGCAGCAGAAATTCCAGGGCAAGAAGATTCACAAGGATGGAGTAGAGGGCATCGCTCTGGGCGTTGAGAAAGACGCTCCTGCCAGCGACCCTAACAATGTGGATGCCGTTACCGGTGCTACATTGACATCTAATGGTGTGGATGCAATGCTCAAGGAAGGTCTTGCTAAATTCATTAAATAA
- a CDS encoding NADH:ubiquinone reductase (Na(+)-transporting) subunit B — MSALRNYLNKIKPNFQKGGKLHAFESVFDGFESFLYVPNTTAKSGASIHDSIDSKRIMSFVVIALIPALLFGMYNVGYQNFKAAGTLDTASFIEVFGFGFLAVLPKLLVSYIVGLGIEFAWAQWKHEEIQEGYLVSGIIIPLIIPISTPLWMLALACAFAVIFCKEIFGGTGMNIFNVAVGARMFLFFSYPLAMSGDKVWVAKDAIFGLGNTLPDGFTAATPLGQLAQGSMPSASLCDSIIGFIPGCIGETSVIAIAIGAIILLWTGIASWKTMGSVFAGGIVMALIFQALGMTPIAWYEHIVLGGFCFGAVFMATDPVTSARTEKGKYFYGFFIGAIAVIVRVMNPGYPEGMMLAIFFGNMFAPLIDYCVVQGNISRRAKRAIK; from the coding sequence ATGAGTGCATTAAGAAATTATCTCAATAAGATAAAGCCTAACTTCCAGAAGGGAGGTAAGCTGCATGCCTTCGAGAGCGTGTTTGACGGTTTTGAGAGCTTCCTGTACGTGCCAAATACGACAGCGAAGAGCGGAGCCAGCATCCACGATTCCATCGACTCGAAGCGCATCATGAGCTTTGTGGTAATCGCCCTGATTCCTGCTTTGCTCTTCGGTATGTATAATGTGGGATACCAGAATTTCAAGGCTGCAGGTACACTGGATACTGCCAGCTTCATCGAGGTCTTCGGCTTCGGATTCCTGGCTGTCCTCCCTAAGTTGCTGGTTAGCTACATCGTGGGTCTCGGCATCGAGTTTGCCTGGGCTCAGTGGAAGCACGAGGAAATCCAGGAGGGTTACCTCGTCAGCGGTATCATCATCCCGTTGATTATTCCTATCTCTACACCGCTGTGGATGCTCGCCCTGGCGTGCGCCTTCGCAGTTATCTTCTGCAAGGAGATCTTCGGTGGTACCGGTATGAACATCTTCAATGTGGCTGTGGGTGCCCGTATGTTCCTCTTCTTCTCATATCCATTGGCTATGAGTGGTGATAAGGTCTGGGTGGCTAAGGATGCTATCTTCGGTCTGGGTAACACCCTGCCTGATGGCTTCACTGCTGCTACTCCTCTCGGTCAGCTGGCTCAGGGCAGCATGCCTTCAGCTAGTCTCTGCGATTCTATCATCGGTTTCATTCCTGGCTGTATCGGTGAGACTTCAGTCATCGCCATCGCCATCGGTGCCATCATCCTTCTCTGGACAGGCATCGCATCCTGGAAGACCATGGGCTCAGTATTCGCAGGCGGCATCGTGATGGCGCTTATCTTCCAGGCTCTCGGCATGACACCTATCGCCTGGTATGAGCACATCGTTCTCGGTGGTTTCTGCTTCGGTGCCGTATTCATGGCTACCGACCCTGTAACCTCTGCCCGTACTGAGAAGGGTAAGTACTTCTACGGATTCTTCATCGGTGCCATCGCCGTTATCGTACGTGTGATGAACCCAGGTTATCCAGAGGGTATGATGCTCGCTATCTTCTTCGGCAACATGTTTGCTCCACTCATCGACTATTGTGTAGTTCAGGGCAACATCTCACGCCGTGCTAAACGTGCTATTAAATAA
- a CDS encoding Na(+)-translocating NADH-quinone reductase subunit A: protein MANVIKLRKGLDINLTGKASKDVTLQVAQAGEYALVPAAFVGVTPKVVVREGDHVNAGDALFVNKACPEVKFASPVSGEVTAIERGERRKVLCVKVKADAVQTSTDFGKKNVDALDGEAVKQALLEAGLFGYINQLPYAVSTTPDTKPKAIFVSALRDMPLAADFEVELEGNEEAFQTGLTALSKIAKTYLGVGVDQHSNALGEAKNVELNVFDGPCPAGNVGVQVNNIDPVNKGEVVWTVDPASVIFFGRLFLTGKVDLHKTVAVAGSEIKTPGYAEVLVGTPLSSFVANQLKAADHVRLINGNPLTGVKTTTADFVGGHTSEITAIPEGDDNDEMLGWILPRTDQFSTSRSYLSWLFGKKKEYNLDARVKGGERHMIMSGEYDKVLPMDIYGEYLIKAIIAGDIDKQEQLGIYEVSPEDFAVAEFVDSSKLELQKIVREGLNTLRKENA, encoded by the coding sequence ATGGCAAATGTAATTAAGTTACGTAAAGGCTTGGACATTAACCTTACGGGTAAGGCTTCCAAGGATGTAACGCTCCAGGTGGCTCAGGCTGGCGAATATGCGCTGGTTCCTGCGGCTTTCGTGGGTGTGACTCCTAAGGTAGTGGTACGCGAGGGCGATCATGTCAATGCCGGAGATGCCTTGTTTGTGAACAAGGCTTGCCCGGAGGTGAAGTTTGCCTCGCCAGTGAGCGGAGAAGTAACCGCCATTGAGAGAGGTGAGCGCCGAAAGGTGCTCTGCGTGAAGGTGAAGGCCGACGCAGTACAGACCTCTACGGATTTTGGTAAGAAAAACGTTGATGCGTTAGACGGTGAGGCTGTCAAGCAGGCGCTGCTTGAGGCTGGTCTCTTCGGATACATCAACCAGTTGCCTTATGCTGTGTCCACAACTCCCGACACCAAGCCTAAGGCAATTTTCGTTTCTGCCCTCCGCGACATGCCGCTTGCAGCCGACTTTGAGGTAGAACTCGAAGGCAACGAAGAGGCTTTCCAGACGGGTTTGACAGCCTTGAGCAAGATTGCGAAAACTTATCTTGGTGTTGGCGTTGACCAGCACAGCAATGCGCTCGGCGAGGCTAAGAACGTAGAACTCAATGTATTCGACGGTCCTTGTCCGGCAGGTAATGTAGGCGTACAGGTGAACAACATCGACCCTGTAAACAAAGGCGAGGTGGTTTGGACAGTAGATCCAGCATCGGTTATCTTCTTCGGAAGACTCTTCCTGACAGGTAAGGTTGATTTGCACAAGACTGTAGCTGTGGCTGGTAGTGAAATCAAGACTCCTGGCTATGCTGAAGTATTGGTAGGTACACCTTTGAGCAGTTTTGTAGCCAATCAGCTGAAAGCTGCTGATCATGTGCGACTTATCAATGGTAATCCTCTTACCGGCGTGAAGACGACTACAGCCGATTTTGTAGGTGGTCATACATCAGAGATTACAGCCATCCCAGAGGGTGATGACAACGACGAGATGCTGGGTTGGATTCTTCCACGTACCGATCAGTTCTCTACATCGCGTTCATATCTCTCCTGGCTCTTCGGCAAGAAGAAGGAGTATAATCTCGATGCCCGCGTGAAGGGTGGCGAGCGCCACATGATCATGAGCGGCGAGTATGACAAGGTGCTCCCGATGGACATCTATGGTGAGTATCTCATCAAGGCAATCATCGCCGGCGATATCGACAAGCAGGAGCAGCTCGGTATCTACGAGGTAAGTCCTGAAGATTTTGCTGTGGCTGAGTTCGTGGATTCATCTAAGCTCGAATTGCAGAAGATTGTACGCGAGGGCTTGAATACCCTGCGCAAGGAGAACGCTTAG